ATTGTGCTCAAGTGTCTGATTTTTGAGGGACTTACATAATCTTTTGGAGGCCTCAGTTTggtcacctgtgaaatggggctaAGAACGGCATTGAACACCACAACTCAGGGTTGTGGTGCAGATTAAAGGAGTTGGCATGTGTAATGTATATAGCTGGTGTCTGGTAATGATCAGATCTGTCGTCTTCTCCTTTAGTCTCTTTCTCtgactaccccccacccccagactgcCAGCAAGTTAAGAAGAAGTCGGGAGTGAGGCTAGAGAATTTAATTCCTAATCAGTGACCTCTAGgatctcccctctccccatcccaGATGGTGGCCTAGAAAGGGCTTTGCTGATTGTCACAGTTGAGGTGCCAGAACTGAGTTTGAGGGACCCCAGTTGGCCACCCCTGACCAGGACAGAGTGGCACATGTGGATAAAGctggagcagcagcaggagggagGCAGGTGGGTTGCAGAAGATTGGAGTATAGTGGGAGCCACCTGCACCCACCTGCCCACCTTGCCTTCAGGGCCCCAGGCCCCCTTCCTCCAACTTCTGCCGGCCCTGGGGGCTGGGAGATAGGCTGTCAGGGGTTGGAGGCTCCCCATCAGGTTCCCAGGAGCCACCACCTCCGGGGTCTACAGTCTCTAGGCGCAAGGCAGGCAGCAAGCCCAGGCTTCGAGGCACAGATGGTGGGAAGGCCCAGGGGCCAGGCATCCCAGAGGGCCCCTCCTCACTACTGCCCTGGCTGCCTCCATGATTTCCCCTGCTGGGGGCCACACAGGGCAGGCGACGGCTCTGGGGTGAGGGGCTGCGGCTGGTGCCTCGACGTTCACGGGAAGAGGGCCGTAGGGCCAGGCCGGGGAAGCGGGCCAAGCCTGGGCTGCGGCTACGGTGTCGCTTGGACTTGCCAGGGCTGGGACTTCGGGACTTGGGTGCAAGCAGCTCCAGGGTGCTGTCATCCTCATCCTCCGAGCTGGCACCTGAGCTGTCTGTGCTGCTACTGGCCAACTCCGAGCTAGGCAGCGAGATCTAGTGGGGGAGGTTGGTCATTGGTGTGCTCTCATCCCCAACTGGCCACTGAGGCCCCTTGGAACCACTCCAAAGCTCCTCCTTGGCAGACCCAGAGAGGTAAGGCTGCTTGCGGGAGGCCACAGAGTAGAATGTAGAGGCTGTGGCATTTGAACAGAATCTTTTGGCACCCCTGACCCTACTGTCTGGTCTACTCACCTGGAAGGGCTCAGTGACTCCAATGAGGATGCTGTGAGTGTGGCTGTAATAGCCCAGGATGAAGTCTCCATGGCCCTTAGGCAGCGAGTCCTCACTGAATGTCACCTGGTAGGCCCAGCTTGGGGTCAGAGAAGCAGCCACAGAACCCcccttcctgcccttccctcctccctttgaGTACCTGGTAGACGTTCCTGTCCACATCCTCGTGTTTGGCCCAGACATAAGCCACATAGTCCTTACAGTGGCGGAAACCTACCTGGGGTGAGAGGAATAGGGGCTCTGACTCTTATGGCCTGACCCCAGCAGCCTCCCTGTGTGGCATCAAACTCTGGAGAAGCCATGATCCCACCTGGGTACCCAGTTGCTTCTCCAGGCCCTAGCTTCCCCAAGTCATTGGCCACCCCACCCTTCTCACCCGGTACAAGCCGATCCAGTCCCAGGAGCTACGAGCGAACACCATCTCCATGCGGTACCTCACCACAGCCTGCTCGGGCCGTACCCACTCCTCTGCCACCTCCAGCCGCACCAGTGGCACGTCATCCCTGAAGGCAAACTGTCCAGGGGCAGGGGATGACATCAGCAGAGACCCTCTAGTGTTCCATGCAcccttgggcttaagtcagcacAAATATACTGGATAAGGGCCTTTGAAGCTACTGCAGAGACAGGGAAACTAAAGCAGAACAGCTCTTGGATAAATGCCAGGCTTCCTGcttcccagtccagcgctctctGCTTATAGTCTCCTTATGGAGTGAATGAGAACATAGCTTAGAAGTTAGCAGATCATGGGTTTGACCCTGACTCTGTCATTGACAGGCTGCATGACTGCTGGTGAATATTTCAACATTTGAATGACAGGGCTTTTGTCTATAAACTTGGATGATCTCATTTAACTCTTGGAGTTGTTCGAGAAATGTAATGAGATACTGTTTGTAAATCACCCCATAAATTTGCCAGTACGCAATAGGTGCTCAATTAATGATTTACCTATATGCTAGTAAGGGAGACATGATGTACTGGATATTCTAGGGCAAGCTGAACATCCCTGAGTGGGCAAGAAGAGCCCTGGGTAAAGGCTGGAGGCCTCGGTTTATTTCTTGGCTCTGCTACTAACTTgctctgtgacctcaggcaagcccTAGCCAACCCAAGACTCAGCTTCCCCATCTTTATAAAGAAGTGCCTATGACCTTGTCATCAGTCCATGAAGATAATTTATAGACACGACTACCCTCCTCCCAGAGTCACCCACATGGGTGGGGTTACTGGGGTGGCAGGTGGCCAGGGAATTGACTCCACCTCTGTCCCTCAGAGGACTCAGGTGTTGCCAGCCCCAGGCTTTTGTCTGCTTATTTATCTGGTTTCAGGTTTCCCTCCTTCACCTTCTGAGCCAAACTGCTCCAGAAGAGAACAGCATATCCTCTCACTCACTGCTCCTCGGTTCCTAACAGCCAGTCTGGCCAAGATGGGCTCTTAGAAATGCCCTGCAGGTCCTTGCAAGGTCAAAACTCCCACTAAACCCTGTTTTGATTGTGTTGCTTTGAGTGAGAGAGTTCagttttctgagcctcagtttcactCACCAGTAAAACTGGAAGGAGAATTTGGATACCTCAGAGCCTACTAAGGCATTCAAAGGGCTCCACACAGGGCCTAGCATGTATCAGGTGCTCAACAGGTAATGCTTTACAAGGGAGAGTCCTGGATGAGGAGGGAGGGTCAGGGTAGGGCACTCAAGGTGAGGGTTAAACCTCACAACCAAGCCTTTTACCCAAAGGTCATAGGAGGCCAGACCTAGGCAGATTTTCTTTCCCAGCTGAGGATATTGGCTAATGTCCCACTGACTGACCATGTGACAGAGTTACCAAGGAAAACATTCTTTGGCCTGCTGTGCTTCCTCTTATCAGAGCAAAAGAATTGGAGAGCCTAGTGTTGGGTTTCAGGACTGGAAAGATGGAATCTATCCCGCTCTGCCATTGAGCCTGTGTGTGACTTGAGGCACATGCCTGTCCCACTAGGGGCTTCAGTTTCCCACAGAAAAACAGAGTTGGACTACATAGTCTTCAGGTCCAGTTCTAACATTCTTgcattttcccccttttattttgGCAATAGGAACCTCAATCCTAAAAGACAGTGTTAAATTATAGTAACTATATATTTGGAGTTtagctttgtattttttatatctcTACTCCCTCTCTCCATTATTACCTTGCTCTTATAGTACCTGGCATATGGTGTgaaggtaaataaataataagtatgaatgaatgaatgctgcaTGGGCTTTGAGTAAATAGAATATATCTTATTATATATGTGAATTTTAACATAAGTTGCCCTAAACCTTTCTTggaagaagggagtgagagattAGTAGAAAAGGcatgggcttggccctggctggttggctcagtggtagagcgtcggcctggcgtgcagaagtcccaggttcgattcccggccagggcacacaggagaagcgcccatctgcttctccatccctccccctctccttcctctctgtctctctcttcccttcccgcagctgaggctccattggagcaaagatggcccgggtgctggggatggctccttggcctctgccccaggtgctagagtggctctggtcgcaacagagcgacgcccctggaggggcagagcattgccccctggtgggcagagcgttgccccctggtgggtgtgccgggtggatcccggttgggcgcatgcaggagtctgtctgactgtctctcccggtttccagcttcagaaaaatacaaaaaaaaaaaaaaagaaaaaaaaagaaaaaaagaaaaggcatggtCTCTGAAATCAGAATAGCCTGAGTTCAATTCCTAACTTTTTACTTTACCAGCTATGTGCTCCTGGGCAAGTGAAGCTATGTCTatgagcctccgtttcctcatctgaaaatggtGATCATAACCCACTCCTGCTCTGCTAGGACAAATGGGTATTGCTAAGGGCAGGTGCAATGAGTGGGCTGCAGAATGCAGAGCTCGGTTGGGGATGTCATGAGAAGACTCACGTGCAGTATAAACTGGGCAGCCACAGGCTTGTGGTCACTGACTGTGTATTCCATGTGGCTGCGGTAGCTGTGCTGGGTCACCTGGAGCCGGTGGCTCTCCTGTCCTGAGGGGTTGCGACCTCCACTGGGAACCTTGACCTTCCATAGGATACGATCTGTCCAGGCCGGCTTCCGCTTCTTGGCACTGCAGTGGGCAGGCATAGCCCAAATTTTAGAGGCAGCAGGTCAAGGTATAGCCCCCAGCCTTGCCTCCTAaccctcttccctgtctcccttATCTAGAAGACCTCATCCCACATCCCCTCATCATTCCAGTGCTGAGCTTACCTGGTATCATATTTATTAGTACCCACATCAAACTTGAAGGTGGGTGCAAAGTTGAGGGGCCCCTCCTGGAAGCCCTTCAGAATGGGCCAGGTGTTCTTGGCCATGTTGAGCTGTGAGGGTCCAGAAATGCAGAATTGGACAACAACTTGGGCAGGGCAGGTGAGGGCAAGGACCACAGCCTAAGGTACAGGTGTGTCCTGAGGCAAGCTCTGTGTGCCTGGTGGTTTGGGGTGCAGGCTGGGATTCCACACCTGGTCCTTCTCCCAGAGTTGGTGGAGCTGGTTGTTGTCAATGGCAAACTTGACAAAGTGCAGGTCGTAGCTCTCGATGCGGAAGTTTAGGTCTCCAAACCAGAACACAAGGCTGTTTGGAGGTGGAGTTCAGTGGGGTTCATGGGGTGGAAGAGCCCAACCCAGATCCTTCTCCATCCCCACTCAACTCAACAACACTGGATGCCCCTAGGGATGATGCCATTTCTGGGTGGCTGCAGAGCCTCCAGTCCGCTAAGGAGTAGCTAGAGGGTCAGATCTAGAGGAAAGTTAGGTTCAGCCCCTCAGTAAGGCCCTGTCCCTCAGCAAagctccacctggcatgctctgcCCCCATCAAACTTATCCAGCCCTCATGTTCCTGGATGTACATATAGTAGTTTGGGTAGTGACCTACCTCCATAGGCCTCGCCTTTCCCCACAAGGCCCACCCAGGATAGTATCAAGTCCCTTCTTTCAAGTTAGCAGACACTCTCCTTCACTAGCCCCACCCCCAAACTCCGTTTGGCCCCGCCCTGGCCCATACTCGTGGTCCAGAATGCCTTGTGCCCCGGGCCCCTGGAACTGCTGGAGGCTGAGGATGGTCTGGAAGTTGTCCTTGCGCTGCTCCGCCTTGTCCATGTgcgctgggaggtggcagttcaGGAAACAGAGCATGTGTCCGAAGGCCGCCAGTCGCACACTCACTCCACCCTTGTTGCCCTTGAGAGGCAAGATTGGGCGGGTCACAGGCGCTGTTCAGGCTAGAAGGTGAGGCACTAAACGGGGCATACAGATGGGCAGAGACAGCCAGCCGGTGGAGGAGGCTGGCAGAGGTGTGGGTTCTAGGAAAAGGGACAGAACACTGGGTCCCGCAAGGACAAAAAGGGGGCGGGGTCTAGAAAAGAGAGTGAGGTGATGGGCGGGGGAGGCCTGCCTCAGACTATGGGGTGGAACGTGGGGAGAACCTTGCCAGTGCAGGGGGTCTGGGGACTAAACTACCGCCCCCTTAGGGCTCTGTCCGCTCCCGCGCTTACCCAATAGCCACCCAGGCCAGTGCGCGTGCAGTCGGTCTGCACGTCCCTCAGGAAGGGCAGATGGTAGTACTTGGCGAACAGCAGCAGGATGACGCCCTGCATCCGCACAGTGCTCACCTGCAGTGGGGGGAGACTTGGCTGAGGGACAGGGCACAATCTCAGCTTTCCCGTCCTTGCCCTTTTTTGTCCTTAAGGTCTGTTCCTCCATCCTCCCTTTTCACAGACCCGGCAGCAGAGGCCCAGTGGACCCTACAGTGAGTCAAGGCAGATGCAGAGCCAGGAATCCAGGGGTCTCTGCCCACCCGGAGGGTGAGGGAGGCGTTACCAGCACGAAGTTGAAAGGTGCCAGCGCATCCATGAAAAGCTCGCTCCACTGATCTGTGAAGAGCGCATCCTTCAGCCTCTTGTTGATCATGGAGTTCACTTCCTGCAACCTGGGGTGTAGGATGAAGTGGCCGTCGAGTTGGGGGACGCCCTAGGATACCCTCTCATGAGTGAGGGTCTGAGAGGCCTGAGAAGCTGGGGAGAAGTTTCATGCACCCTGCCCCTCACCCTATGGCGATCATGTCTGCCCTGTCACTGTCATCGCTGCCACAGCCCAGGTGGAGGAGGGATGTGATGTCATCCGGGGGCATGGCGGTGCCCACATTCCAAGTGACCACAGTGATCCTGGCGGCACCAGTATAGGAGGGGTTACTGCTGAGCAGCAATCCCTCATCCTCAATTTCCCTCCCACAGCACTCTTTCTGGGGAAATAAACTGAAGCAGGTATGGGTGTAAGCCCTCTGAAGGACCCACAGTGGGCCCAGTATCCCTCCATCCAGACTCTCCCAAGAGATCACTTGAGGTAAGGGGGTGGGCAAATCCCTTAGGAGGGGATGCTGTCTTCTGAGGTCCTAGGGGGGCCCAGCACCCCCTAGGCATGGTAAACTAAGGCAAAGAATGGCAAGTTACCCTGGAAAGTTGGCTAGTCTCAGAGCTCAAAACCCAATAATCTCTTTTGGAAGAGGGCCCTCTCACCAGAAGCCGGGGTCACTCTTGAAGGTAGGCTGAGCTGACCAAGAGGAGGATGACGATGAGGTGGATGTAGAAGAGGAGGTGGTGACTGGGGCTGGAATTTCTCGGGGCTGAAGGCTGGGGCTCAGGTGCCCACCAGGCCCTGCACCCTGGGTGCCAGGCCTGGGGAGGGCCATTTCAGGGGCTGGGGGGACACAGGGGGAGCGGTTGGGAGAGCGGCTGGGAGACCGGGGTGGCTTGGGCAGAGGTGGCACAGTCTGGGCTGAGGGGGCCCCTGGACGAAAGGTGGGGGACAAAAGTCCTGGGGAATGGTTGCCAGGCTCTGGAAGGCCTTGGCCTACATCCAAGGGCAGCGTCTGGGGTGGCCGAGACAGGACAGGATCCTCAGGACTGCTGCGGGGGACCTCAGGCCTAGCTCTGAAGGAGGGGGAGATCCTGGGGTCTGGGGGAGCTTGGATCAAAGATGGGGAGCCTGTAGGACTGGATGCCCGAGCTGGAGGCTGGAGATGCCTTtcagaaggggagagaggcttAGGGGCTGGGGCATCCCTCTGTTTAGCTGGTGTCCGTCCCATAGAGATCGGGGCTGATGCCATAGATGCTGGAGCCAGGGTCTGTTCCTGAGAGGGCGATAGAATTGGACTGGGCATAGGGGAAGAGTTGGAGTGGGGCTGTGGGTGCTGCTCCTCAGATGCCAGCGCCAGGTTCAGGCCTGAAGTAGCCAGTACTGGCCTGGGTCCCACGGAGGCAGGTGGTACCTGCTTCATCTGATTCCTAGACACTGGAGCCAGCCTGGGCCccagggtggctggaggcagccTTGGTGTGGCTGAGACAGACATTACCAGCTGCCCCAGGGATGTCTGAACCAGGACTGAGCCTGAAATTGCTGGAAGAGGCtctggcccagcagaggcagacatCACCAACTGGCCCACAGATGttggagccaggctggagctgtGGCAGGCAAGAGTTGTTTTCTGCCCTTCAGGGGTAGACAGTGGAGCCAGGAGGGGTCGAGGAGACACCAGAGACAGTCTTGGCCCCTCTGAGTAAGATGGCATAGCAGCACGTGGCCCCATAGGTGCCTGAGCCAGCCTTGCTTCCAAGGGTACTGGCACTGCATTCTCCTTGGCTGGGAGCTGAAAACTTGAGTCCACCTTGTAGAGGACAAGTTAAAGACACAGGGTAACCCTAACTAGTAGCTTGGACCCCAACTTCCATATAGACCCCAGAAGACTTGATCTAGCTAAGAAAGGTACATATTTCCAAGAAACTTCTTCCTAATTTCTTACCTTAATCCATCCTGCTGCAAATCAGCTTCTCTTTTGGGGGAAACAGGACACAAAACCTTGTCTCCGCCCTCAAGTCTGACACCTCTTTCAGTGATGGGGAAATTAAGACCCCTGACTCAAATGAGGAAGAATGAGTTTGAATCTTCCTGGCTGGCACCCACTCCCTGGACACCCTGGATTGTTGAGTGGCTGAAGCCAGCTTTCTAGGGCAAACTCCCTGCAGTCCCTGCTGCTATCCTGGTCAAGGGCTACTAACCTGACATCCCAGATCTGCTCACTCTACACATCCTAGGTCCAGCCTATTCAATACTCCTTCCTGCCTCCACAGTTCCTAGGAAACCAAACATTTCAAACCTTGGTCACAGCCCTCTCTGTCCTCTTCATTCATCCCCAAAGCTTACATGCAGGAGCAAGAGCCTGAGGCTGAGAATGGCCATGTCTATTTCAAGCCCAGCTCTGTGTGACCTTAGGTGAGCACCTCCCTGCCCAGAGCCTTAGCTTTCCTGTCTGTAAAACGAAGGAACCTGGCCACACCTGGTTCCTAGGAAACTTTGTCTCATATTTCCTGCATTTATGAGCCCTTACATTTGCTAAAATTCCATGTGAGCCCCCTGGAAAGTTCATCTTCACCAAGTGTGATTCTAACATTCAATGCAAGTCCAGAATTCTCTTGATTCTAGTGTCGTACCTTTCTGTACTCAGGTtgtaccctctttttttcttcacccTCTCCCCCACCTGTGAGGACAGGTAAGCAGATAGCCTCCTTTTGTCCAGCTGGTGGAAGGGAGGTCACCCAGCCCCATAGGGACCTCCTTTTCCTTCCCCATCTGTCTCCTGTTTCTGATGCCCTGTCTCCAGAAGACAGGATAATGTCCTTTGCCAGAAAGGACAGAAGATTTATACTCGCCCTGGATTGGCCCCATCCCTGCCTCCGGAGATGCAGTCTGTTGGCATCCTGTGCCCTTCTCGGTTCAGAGAACCTGAAACTCTGTCTTCACCTTTCTCCTCAAATTCAGCTCTTTAAAGCTGCATTTTGGGCATACCCTGCCTTGGCTCCAGGTATCCCACtatgcaccaccaccaccactaccaatCACCACACCACCTCCAGCACTAACAACTTAGATATCCCAGATGTAACAGTTTTAGTTTTCAGGGACAAGCCTCCTCATATTGCATTGGCTCAGAGAGGacaagcaacttgcccaaggtcacacagcaaagctGGAGCACAGCTGGGTCCCCTAACATCCAGTCCAGTGTTCTCCTGGGGGCTCCTGGAGATAGGTAACTCCATTTCTTTCTGCATGTCCCATTGCTGCCCCCTCAGGCCACAGGGTGCCTTGTTTGCCCATCCCTGCTCAGTGGACAGAAGAGAGAGCCAGACCTTCAGCCAGGGGCACCAGAGTGCTTGCACTGGGGGGATTGGAGTGGGACCAAGGATCAGGAATGGAGAGGCTAGGGGGCTTACCTTGGAGAGTGCTGCAGTTTGGAAAACCCCTTGGGGCATAGGCAGGGGGCTCAGGCCAGCCAATGTCCCTGGCCTCCTGCTGCCATTGCTGCTGTGGCCCTCCATCTCAGCAGCCCCTGGCAGCTTGGGCTCCCTCAGGCTCTGGCTCCAGCTCCTCCGCTCCCGGGAACCAGTGATGTCATCAGTCATTTCAACCTGCTGAGAATTTAAAGGCACAGGCACAGGCACCCACTTTCCAACCTAGAGGTGGCCAGGGCAAGGTGGCTTACCCCCGAGAACTCTTCAAGCTGACTGCTGAAGCTGGAACAGTCATGGGGGTGTGAGGAAGTATGCTTATTAGGTTGGCCTGGGTCCCAACTGGCAGCATGGAGTAAGCTGTCTGTCTATATCAATCCCCCCCTTCCACCAGTAGGCCTGGCTAGCCCTTGCTCAAGGGAGGGGCATTGACACACCTGAGGGTAAAGTAGAAACAGGTAGCTCAGAGGTCAGCACTCTCTTCAGGGCCTCAGAGACACCTGAGTCCCTACCCTGATCTTGTGACCTTCATGGTGCCTATTAGCTCAGGATTTGCATTGGCCCCCACCCTTGCCCCATTTTCAGGCCTTGATACCCGCCCCCTGCCTGGCCCTATCCTTCCCATCCCAGAGCCAGACACTCAGGCTCCAGCAATTGAGTCCTTTCCCATCTCAGCCTCAGCACGGGCCCCTCCTCCTCTGCAGACACTTCCCTGCCTGCCCTAGGACGTCCCATCCAGCCCAGTTCCATCCCAGCCCAGTTCCTCTTAGCTTTCCTCTCTCCTGTATTCAGTGGGTGTGGTTTGGGAGGGGACATGTTCAAGGTTACCTAGTAAGTTGGGGAGGTCTCCTGAATTTAAGTGAGGAAAGGGAACACCGTTAGTGGAGAAGGGCTAGCAGTGGGGAAGTGGACTGGCAGTAGTATCCTAGGAGTTcctttagtgcagtggtccccaaccccccggctgcagactggtaccggtctgtgggccatttggtacaggtccgcagagaaagaataaataacttacattatttctgttttatttatatttaagtctgaacgatgttttatttttaaaaaatgaccagattccctctgttacacccgtctaagactcactgttgatgcttgtctcggtcacgtgatacatttatccatcccaccctaaaggctggtctgtgaaaatattttctgacattaaaccagtccgtggcccaaaaaaggttggggaccactgctttagtgaGGACCTAGCACAGAACTTGGTTTTCAATGGGcctatgtttattgaatgaatgaacaaatgaatgaataagagtgAGTGAGTGATAAGGTTCAGGGATGGCTATGGGCCCTCTGCTTTTTCCTCCTCCCTATTCTCATTCTTATCTGCTAAGCAGTCCCTGAAATTCCAATTCCTCCAGAATTGCTAGACTGCTTAAGAGTAATCCTTCTtattgttgccctggccagatggctcagttggttggagcattgtcccaaagtgcaaagGTTGTAGATTCCATCCTGGCTGGGGCATATAcgaaaacagattgatgttcctgtctatctctctcttttccttcctctctgctaaaatcaattaaaaaaaaacttaaaaagaaaagaaaaaagtgacctTACTCAATGTAGGCAGAAAGTATCAGTTTTTTGGCCAGAGTTCCCTCATAGAAACAGTCACCTCTGCATCCTCATAGGCCTGCGTGGTTCCCTACAGGACCATGAGGGCTTTCTGTCACTGGATGGGCTTTTCATCTCTGCTTGAGTGTCTCTGGGTTCAGTTTGTGTTTTGAGCCAACTCTATGAAGCTGGAATTTGCATAGGTGGAGACCCTGGAGTAGAAAGGTTTTTGGATAGTGATGGTAGAGGTGATGATAGTGGTAATGGGGGAGGTGATTGTAGTGGTGGAGATGATGATGAATGAAATGATGATGATGGAAGTGCAGGGTGGACAGTGATGGAGAAGGTAGTGGAGCTGATGGTGATGGCAACGGAGGAAGTGATAAAGGTACAGATGTTGGCAGTGGTAGAGGTAGTAGAAAAGGGGTGACAGTAATGGTGACGAGAATGATAGTAAAAgtggaggagcctgaccaggcagtggcgcagtggatagagcatcggactgggatgtggaggacccaggttcgagaccccgag
The DNA window shown above is from Saccopteryx bilineata isolate mSacBil1 chromosome 2, mSacBil1_pri_phased_curated, whole genome shotgun sequence and carries:
- the INPP5J gene encoding phosphatidylinositol 4,5-bisphosphate 5-phosphatase A isoform X5 — encoded protein: MALPRPGTQGAGPGGHLSPSLQPREIPAPVTTSSSTSTSSSSSSWSAQPTFKSDPGFWITVVTWNVGTAMPPDDITSLLHLGCGSDDSDRADMIAIGLQEVNSMINKRLKDALFTDQWSELFMDALAPFNFVLVSTVRMQGVILLLFAKYYHLPFLRDVQTDCTRTGLGGYWGNKGGVSVRLAAFGHMLCFLNCHLPAHMDKAEQRKDNFQTILSLQQFQGPGAQGILDHDLVFWFGDLNFRIESYDLHFVKFAIDNNQLHQLWEKDQLNMAKNTWPILKGFQEGPLNFAPTFKFDVGTNKYDTSAKKRKPAWTDRILWKVKVPSGGRNPSGQESHRLQVTQHSYRSHMEYTVSDHKPVAAQFILHFAFRDDVPLVRLEVAEEWVRPEQAVVRYRMEMVFARSSWDWIGLYRVGFRHCKDYVAYVWAKHEDVDRNVYQVTFSEDSLPKGHGDFILGYYSHTHSILIGVTEPFQISLPSSELASSSTDSSGASSEDEDDSTLELLAPKSRSPSPGKSKRHRSRSPGLARFPGLALRPSSRERRGTSRSPSPQSRRLPCVAPSRGNHGGSQGSSEEGPSGMPGPWAFPPSVPRSLGLLPALRLETVDPGGGGSWEPDGEPPTPDSLSPSPQGRQKLEEGGLGP
- the INPP5J gene encoding phosphatidylinositol 4,5-bisphosphate 5-phosphatase A isoform X3, whose product is MASAPISMGRTPAKQRDAPAPKPLSPSERHLQPPARASSPTGSPSLIQAPPDPRISPSFRARPEVPRSSPEDPVLSRPPQTLPLDVGQGLPEPGNHSPGLLSPTFRPGAPSAQTVPPLPKPPRSPSRSPNRSPCVPPAPEMALPRPGTQGAGPGGHLSPSLQPREIPAPVTTSSSTSTSSSSSSWSAQPTFKSDPGFWITVVTWNVGTAMPPDDITSLLHLGCGSDDSDRADMIAIGLQEVNSMINKRLKDALFTDQWSELFMDALAPFNFVLVSTVRMQGVILLLFAKYYHLPFLRDVQTDCTRTGLGGYWGNKGGVSVRLAAFGHMLCFLNCHLPAHMDKAEQRKDNFQTILSLQQFQGPGAQGILDHDLVFWFGDLNFRIESYDLHFVKFAIDNNQLHQLWEKDQLNMAKNTWPILKGFQEGPLNFAPTFKFDVGTNKYDTSAKKRKPAWTDRILWKVKVPSGGRNPSGQESHRLQVTQHSYRSHMEYTVSDHKPVAAQFILHFAFRDDVPLVRLEVAEEWVRPEQAVVRYRMEMVFARSSWDWIGLYRVGFRHCKDYVAYVWAKHEDVDRNVYQVTFSEDSLPKGHGDFILGYYSHTHSILIGVTEPFQISLPSSELASSSTDSSGASSEDEDDSTLELLAPKSRSPSPGKSKRHRSRSPGLARFPGLALRPSSRERRGTSRSPSPQSRRLPCVAPSRGNHGGSQGSSEEGPSGMPGPWAFPPSVPRSLGLLPALRLETVDPGGGGSWEPDGEPPTPDSLSPSPQGRQKLEEGGLGP
- the INPP5J gene encoding phosphatidylinositol 4,5-bisphosphate 5-phosphatase A isoform X1, producing the protein MTDDITGSRERRSWSQSLREPKLPGAAEMEGHSSNGSRRPGTLAGLSPLPMPQGVFQTAALSKVDSSFQLPAKENAVPVPLEARLAQAPMGPRAAMPSYSEGPRLSLVSPRPLLAPLSTPEGQKTTLACHSSSLAPTSVGQLVMSASAGPEPLPAISGSVLVQTSLGQLVMSVSATPRLPPATLGPRLAPVSRNQMKQVPPASVGPRPVLATSGLNLALASEEQHPQPHSNSSPMPSPILSPSQEQTLAPASMASAPISMGRTPAKQRDAPAPKPLSPSERHLQPPARASSPTGSPSLIQAPPDPRISPSFRARPEVPRSSPEDPVLSRPPQTLPLDVGQGLPEPGNHSPGLLSPTFRPGAPSAQTVPPLPKPPRSPSRSPNRSPCVPPAPEMALPRPGTQGAGPGGHLSPSLQPREIPAPVTTSSSTSTSSSSSSWSAQPTFKSDPGFWITVVTWNVGTAMPPDDITSLLHLGCGSDDSDRADMIAIGLQEVNSMINKRLKDALFTDQWSELFMDALAPFNFVLVSTVRMQGVILLLFAKYYHLPFLRDVQTDCTRTGLGGYWGNKGGVSVRLAAFGHMLCFLNCHLPAHMDKAEQRKDNFQTILSLQQFQGPGAQGILDHDLVFWFGDLNFRIESYDLHFVKFAIDNNQLHQLWEKDQLNMAKNTWPILKGFQEGPLNFAPTFKFDVGTNKYDTSAKKRKPAWTDRILWKVKVPSGGRNPSGQESHRLQVTQHSYRSHMEYTVSDHKPVAAQFILHFAFRDDVPLVRLEVAEEWVRPEQAVVRYRMEMVFARSSWDWIGLYRVGFRHCKDYVAYVWAKHEDVDRNVYQVTFSEDSLPKGHGDFILGYYSHTHSILIGVTEPFQISLPSSELASSSTDSSGASSEDEDDSTLELLAPKSRSPSPGKSKRHRSRSPGLARFPGLALRPSSRERRGTSRSPSPQSRRLPCVAPSRGNHGGSQGSSEEGPSGMPGPWAFPPSVPRSLGLLPALRLETVDPGGGGSWEPDGEPPTPDSLSPSPQGRQKLEEGGLGP
- the INPP5J gene encoding phosphatidylinositol 4,5-bisphosphate 5-phosphatase A isoform X2, whose product is MTDDITGSRERRSWSQSLREPKLPGAAEMEGHSSNGSRRPGTLAGLSPLPMPQGVFQTAALSKEQTLAPASMASAPISMGRTPAKQRDAPAPKPLSPSERHLQPPARASSPTGSPSLIQAPPDPRISPSFRARPEVPRSSPEDPVLSRPPQTLPLDVGQGLPEPGNHSPGLLSPTFRPGAPSAQTVPPLPKPPRSPSRSPNRSPCVPPAPEMALPRPGTQGAGPGGHLSPSLQPREIPAPVTTSSSTSTSSSSSSWSAQPTFKSDPGFWITVVTWNVGTAMPPDDITSLLHLGCGSDDSDRADMIAIGLQEVNSMINKRLKDALFTDQWSELFMDALAPFNFVLVSTVRMQGVILLLFAKYYHLPFLRDVQTDCTRTGLGGYWGNKGGVSVRLAAFGHMLCFLNCHLPAHMDKAEQRKDNFQTILSLQQFQGPGAQGILDHDLVFWFGDLNFRIESYDLHFVKFAIDNNQLHQLWEKDQLNMAKNTWPILKGFQEGPLNFAPTFKFDVGTNKYDTSAKKRKPAWTDRILWKVKVPSGGRNPSGQESHRLQVTQHSYRSHMEYTVSDHKPVAAQFILHFAFRDDVPLVRLEVAEEWVRPEQAVVRYRMEMVFARSSWDWIGLYRVGFRHCKDYVAYVWAKHEDVDRNVYQVTFSEDSLPKGHGDFILGYYSHTHSILIGVTEPFQISLPSSELASSSTDSSGASSEDEDDSTLELLAPKSRSPSPGKSKRHRSRSPGLARFPGLALRPSSRERRGTSRSPSPQSRRLPCVAPSRGNHGGSQGSSEEGPSGMPGPWAFPPSVPRSLGLLPALRLETVDPGGGGSWEPDGEPPTPDSLSPSPQGRQKLEEGGLGP